A genomic region of Chryseobacterium sp. KACC 21268 contains the following coding sequences:
- a CDS encoding sodium:solute symporter, with translation MNPGTVLLLFVFAYFIGLLVISYFTSRNSDNQSFFIGNKKSKWWLVAFGMIGTSLSGVTFISVPGTVGKMTAGDYAFGGFEYYMMVIGFFIGYFIVAGVLLPLYYRMNLTSIYTYLGRRFNVEAHKIGSLFFIISRAIGATARLYLVVNILQIFLLENLGVPFWVTAFVLLLMILLYTFEGGVKTIVITDTLQTSFMILSLIACIVYILSNLNLSFGEAYSILEQKQYTHFINTDINSKTFFLKTILGGMFITIAMTGLDQEMMQKNISVDNLKNSKKNMLTFAGTLLFVNLAFLFLGGLLYLFAIQNGAVYGDGVFGFKGADGQISNIMGDDLFPALSLGHFPMALAVIFIIGLISALFPSADGALTAVTSSYCVDLLGLNEDQQKTEKQKKRLRMKVHLTFTVIFFALIMVFKAINEKSIVYLIMEIAGYTYGPLLGLFAFGILTKFTIVKKYSILAVTLLAPVLTYLINLYVTNNTDYRIGVELIILNGFLTFVGLWLVRSKRETLIVE, from the coding sequence ATGAATCCGGGAACTGTTTTATTATTATTCGTATTCGCCTATTTTATTGGGCTTTTGGTAATCTCCTATTTTACAAGTCGCAACTCCGACAACCAGTCTTTTTTCATCGGAAACAAGAAAAGTAAATGGTGGCTGGTGGCGTTTGGAATGATTGGGACGTCGCTTTCGGGCGTGACGTTTATCTCCGTTCCGGGGACGGTTGGGAAGATGACGGCGGGCGATTATGCGTTTGGCGGTTTCGAATATTATATGATGGTGATTGGGTTTTTCATCGGTTATTTCATCGTGGCTGGCGTTCTGCTTCCGCTGTATTACCGGATGAATCTGACTTCGATTTATACTTATCTAGGGCGACGATTCAATGTGGAGGCGCATAAAATCGGGTCTTTGTTTTTCATTATTTCGAGAGCGATTGGGGCGACGGCAAGATTGTATTTGGTGGTGAATATTCTTCAAATATTTTTGCTTGAGAATCTGGGCGTTCCGTTTTGGGTAACGGCTTTTGTGTTGCTTTTGATGATTTTGCTTTACACGTTTGAAGGTGGCGTGAAGACGATTGTGATTACGGATACGTTGCAGACATCGTTTATGATTTTGAGTTTGATTGCGTGCATCGTTTATATTTTATCGAATCTGAATTTGTCGTTTGGAGAGGCCTACTCCATTTTGGAGCAAAAGCAGTACACGCATTTCATTAATACTGACATTAATTCAAAGACTTTTTTCCTGAAAACGATTCTCGGCGGGATGTTCATCACGATTGCGATGACGGGTCTTGACCAGGAAATGATGCAGAAAAACATCTCGGTGGACAACCTGAAAAACTCGAAAAAGAATATGCTGACGTTTGCCGGAACTTTGCTCTTTGTGAATCTCGCATTCTTATTTTTGGGTGGTTTGCTTTATCTTTTTGCGATACAAAATGGAGCAGTTTATGGCGATGGCGTTTTCGGTTTCAAGGGTGCCGATGGACAAATCAGCAATATAATGGGCGACGACCTTTTCCCAGCTTTGTCACTTGGACATTTTCCGATGGCGCTGGCTGTGATTTTCATCATCGGTTTGATTTCCGCTTTGTTTCCGTCTGCTGATGGGGCTTTGACGGCGGTGACGAGTTCTTACTGCGTTGACCTTTTGGGTTTGAACGAAGACCAGCAAAAAACCGAGAAGCAAAAGAAAAGACTGAGAATGAAAGTTCATTTGACGTTTACGGTCATATTTTTTGCGTTGATAATGGTTTTCAAAGCCATCAATGAGAAGTCGATTGTTTACCTGATAATGGAAATCGCAGGTTACACATACGGGCCACTTTTAGGACTGTTTGCTTTTGGGATTTTGACGAAATTCACGATTGTGAAAAAGTATTCGATATTGGCGGTAACGCTACTTGCGCCGGTTTTGACTTATTTGATTAATCTTTATGTGACAAATAATACGGATTACAGAATTGGGGTGGAACTGATTATTTTGAATGGGTTTTTGACGTTTGTTGGGTTGTGGTTGGTGAGGTCGAAGAGAGAAACTTTAATTGTAGAATAA
- a CDS encoding MFS transporter: MKLFNSYIKTFKGLSREAWMLSIVMLINRSGSMVLPFLGVYMTDHLKFSLENAGIVLSFYGIGSVLGSYLGGLLTDKFGEYYVQCWSLFLSAPIFLIIPFFPSIEMMAFLIFLQSTISDTFRPANSVAITKYARPENLTKAFSLNRMAINLGFSIGPALGGILSGISYNFLFVVNAIGAVVAGIIYVVFFRKRNQIFREKKRLEPEKKVQNIATKSPYKDFPFLIYSILCAVFAVCFFQFFNTIPLFYKDVAKLSQSTIGFVLGYSGFIIVLLEIPLVSIAERTLKIPQILFIGIVMAGLSYLILLLGSNVALLLLSMTILSVAEIWVLPFMSTVTALRAERGNKGAYMGLNGIAFSFSFIFTPFLGTYVVSQFGFDSLWIGSFGVLALSAVLIYIVVKKMIPTR; encoded by the coding sequence ATGAAACTTTTCAATTCTTATATCAAAACCTTCAAAGGGCTTTCCAGGGAAGCTTGGATGTTGTCTATCGTAATGCTCATCAACCGTTCCGGCTCGATGGTTTTGCCATTTTTGGGTGTTTATATGACAGACCATTTGAAGTTCAGTTTGGAAAATGCGGGAATCGTTTTGAGTTTCTACGGGATTGGTTCTGTGCTCGGTTCTTACTTGGGCGGATTGTTGACGGACAAATTTGGTGAATATTACGTGCAATGTTGGAGTTTGTTTTTGAGTGCGCCGATATTTCTCATCATTCCATTTTTTCCGAGTATTGAGATGATGGCGTTTCTGATTTTCCTTCAAAGTACGATTAGCGATACATTTCGTCCGGCGAATTCTGTAGCGATTACGAAATATGCAAGACCTGAAAATCTGACGAAAGCTTTTTCATTGAACCGAATGGCCATCAATCTTGGATTCTCAATTGGACCGGCTTTGGGCGGAATTCTATCTGGGATTTCTTATAATTTTTTGTTTGTGGTAAATGCCATCGGCGCTGTGGTTGCAGGCATTATTTACGTTGTGTTTTTCAGAAAAAGAAACCAAATTTTTCGGGAGAAAAAGAGATTGGAACCTGAAAAAAAGGTTCAGAACATCGCGACGAAATCACCTTACAAAGATTTCCCGTTTTTGATTTACAGTATTTTGTGTGCAGTTTTTGCGGTTTGTTTTTTCCAATTTTTTAATACGATTCCATTGTTTTATAAAGATGTTGCGAAGTTGAGTCAAAGTACGATTGGGTTTGTTTTGGGCTATAGTGGATTTATCATTGTGTTATTGGAAATACCTTTGGTAAGTATTGCAGAACGGACTTTGAAGATTCCTCAAATTTTGTTCATTGGGATTGTAATGGCTGGATTATCGTATTTGATTTTGCTTTTGGGAAGTAATGTTGCGTTACTTTTGCTGTCAATGACGATATTGTCGGTGGCGGAGATTTGGGTGCTTCCGTTTATGTCCACCGTGACGGCATTGCGCGCTGAGCGGGGAAACAAAGGTGCGTATATGGGACTGAATGGTATTGCATTTTCCTTCTCATTTATCTTCACGCCGTTTTTGGGAACTTATGTGGTGAGTCAATTTGGGTTTGACAGTTTGTGGATTGGGTCGTTTGGTGTGTTGGCGTTGTCGGCGGTTTTGATTTATATTGTGGTGAAGAAGATGATTCCGACGCGGTAG
- a CDS encoding trypsin-like peptidase domain-containing protein — MKNTFKKLMPYALTGVISGATVFGASHYISSEKNGEDFSYFTTASNKASFAGIGSAVGDDFVKASKTTVPAVVTIKNYQDRAASQRMPETDMFDFFFGPQGGNQQRQQQPPKNMPSGLGSGVIISPDGYIISNNHVVAGANKLEVVLSNKKTYIATLIGTDPNTDISLLKIEEKGLPYLNFANSDLTEVGQWVLAVGNPLGLNSTVTAGIISAKGRSIDILSQQSRTPIESFIQTDAAINPGNSGGALVNVNGDLIGINTAIQSKTGYYEGYGFAVPSNLARKIVEDIKKFGLVQRGFLGVGSLDLSNEMQVAAYNQREKKNLKAGDGIYVTEITKKSGAEDAGIQPGDIITKIDNTDISGFSDLSLAIGSRRPGDKVAVTYTRNGKVNNVNVTLKDLKGGTSSRSKDDLTVTEKIGSEFEPLSERVKTDYGLESGVIAKNVTEGSEMDKIGVVDNYIVMEINGKPVNSQKDVEKILNGYKGNVQVKYVDAYGRITTRGFKLQ; from the coding sequence ATGAAGAATACTTTCAAAAAACTAATGCCTTACGCATTGACCGGGGTTATTTCCGGTGCAACGGTTTTCGGGGCGAGTCACTACATCAGCTCAGAAAAAAATGGAGAAGATTTCTCATATTTCACGACAGCTTCTAACAAAGCATCCTTCGCAGGCATTGGTTCCGCGGTTGGTGATGATTTTGTAAAAGCTTCTAAAACTACGGTTCCAGCTGTAGTAACCATCAAAAATTATCAAGACCGTGCGGCTTCCCAAAGAATGCCGGAGACGGATATGTTCGATTTTTTCTTTGGTCCACAAGGTGGGAATCAACAGAGACAACAGCAGCCTCCTAAAAATATGCCTTCAGGATTGGGTTCTGGTGTAATTATTTCGCCAGACGGCTATATTATTTCCAATAATCACGTGGTTGCAGGTGCCAATAAATTGGAAGTGGTATTGAGTAACAAAAAAACTTACATCGCAACATTGATTGGAACTGACCCAAACACCGATATTTCACTTTTAAAAATTGAAGAAAAAGGTCTTCCTTATCTCAATTTTGCCAACTCTGATTTGACAGAAGTTGGACAATGGGTTCTAGCTGTCGGAAATCCGCTTGGACTTAATTCCACTGTAACAGCGGGAATTATCTCAGCGAAAGGGAGAAGCATTGATATTTTGAGTCAACAATCCAGAACACCGATTGAGAGTTTCATCCAAACGGATGCGGCAATCAACCCTGGAAACAGTGGTGGCGCATTGGTCAACGTGAACGGAGATTTGATTGGAATTAACACAGCGATTCAGTCAAAAACTGGATATTATGAAGGTTATGGATTTGCAGTGCCTTCGAACCTGGCGAGAAAAATCGTTGAGGATATCAAGAAATTTGGCTTGGTTCAGAGAGGTTTCTTGGGAGTTGGAAGTTTAGATTTGTCTAATGAAATGCAAGTGGCGGCTTACAACCAAAGAGAAAAGAAAAACCTAAAAGCCGGCGACGGAATCTACGTAACAGAAATCACCAAAAAAAGTGGTGCTGAAGATGCAGGAATTCAACCTGGTGATATCATCACAAAAATCGACAACACAGACATCTCCGGATTCTCTGACCTTTCTCTAGCAATTGGAAGCAGAAGACCTGGCGACAAAGTAGCGGTAACTTACACCAGAAACGGTAAAGTCAACAACGTGAATGTGACCCTGAAAGATTTGAAAGGCGGAACCTCATCCAGAAGCAAAGATGACCTGACAGTGACTGAAAAAATCGGCTCTGAGTTCGAGCCATTAAGCGAAAGGGTGAAAACAGATTACGGTCTGGAAAGTGGCGTTATCGCGAAAAATGTGACAGAAGGAAGCGAGATGGATAAGATTGGCGTCGTTGATAATTACATCGTAATGGAAATCAACGGAAAACCTGTTAACTCTCAGAAAGATGTTGAGAAAATCCTAAATGGTTACAAAGGAAACGTTCAGGTAAAATATGTGGACGCCTACGGAAGAATTACGACAAGAGGATTTAAATTACAATAA
- the mtaB gene encoding tRNA (N(6)-L-threonylcarbamoyladenosine(37)-C(2))-methylthiotransferase MtaB yields MSNVISQPKTVAFHTLGCKLNFAETSTIARTLTDAGYQKVNFDEPAKVYIINTCSVTENADKECKLHVKRAAKANPDGLVAIIGCYAQLKPEEISSITGVDLVLGAKEKFNILSYLDDLEKSESRAEIHSCEIDEADFFVGSYSIGDRTRAFLKVQDGCDYKCTYCTIPLARGISRSDTIDNVVANAKEIAARDIKEIVLTGVNIGDYGKGEFGNKKHEHTFLDLISELDKVEGIERIRISSIEPNLLKDESIELVSKSRSFVPHFHIPLQSGSDELLKKMKRRYLTNLYFNRVNKIREVMPEAAIGVDVIVGFPGETEELFMETYNFLNDLPISYLHVFTYSERENTEAANMQGAVPIPERKRRNKMLRILSEKKKMEFYRSQLGRKLSVLWEHENKNGLMFGFTENYVRVSKAFDENSINQTETIILDKILEDGSVSSKEKQFEDFLAKI; encoded by the coding sequence ATGTCGAATGTCATTTCTCAACCGAAAACCGTTGCGTTTCACACACTTGGCTGCAAACTTAATTTTGCAGAAACGTCCACTATTGCCCGAACTTTAACAGATGCAGGTTATCAAAAAGTCAATTTTGATGAGCCGGCGAAAGTTTATATCATCAATACTTGCTCAGTTACCGAAAACGCTGATAAGGAATGTAAACTTCACGTCAAACGTGCGGCGAAGGCGAATCCTGATGGATTGGTTGCCATTATCGGTTGTTACGCGCAGTTGAAGCCGGAAGAAATCTCTTCAATTACCGGCGTAGATTTGGTGTTGGGAGCGAAGGAGAAATTCAATATTCTGAGTTATCTGGATGATTTGGAAAAGTCTGAAAGTCGTGCTGAGATTCATTCTTGTGAGATTGATGAAGCTGATTTTTTTGTGGGTTCTTATTCAATCGGCGACAGAACGAGAGCTTTTTTGAAAGTTCAAGACGGTTGTGATTACAAATGTACTTATTGTACGATTCCTTTAGCCAGAGGAATTTCACGTTCGGACACCATCGATAATGTAGTGGCGAATGCCAAAGAAATTGCGGCGAGAGACATTAAAGAAATCGTTTTGACCGGCGTCAATATCGGTGATTACGGAAAAGGTGAATTTGGAAACAAAAAACACGAACATACTTTTCTTGATTTAATTTCTGAATTGGATAAAGTGGAAGGCATCGAAAGAATCAGAATTTCTTCCATCGAACCAAATCTTCTGAAAGACGAAAGCATCGAATTGGTTTCCAAAAGCAGAAGTTTTGTGCCGCATTTCCATATTCCGCTTCAGTCTGGAAGCGATGAATTGCTGAAAAAAATGAAGCGTCGTTATTTGACGAATTTATATTTTAACCGCGTAAATAAAATTCGTGAAGTAATGCCGGAAGCGGCAATTGGTGTGGATGTTATCGTTGGATTTCCTGGCGAGACGGAAGAATTATTTATGGAAACTTATAACTTCCTGAATGATTTGCCAATCAGTTATCTTCACGTTTTCACTTATTCCGAAAGAGAAAATACGGAAGCGGCTAATATGCAAGGCGCAGTTCCAATCCCAGAAAGAAAACGCCGAAACAAAATGCTGAGAATCCTTTCCGAAAAAAAGAAAATGGAATTCTACAGAAGTCAATTGGGAAGAAAACTGAGCGTTCTTTGGGAACACGAAAATAAAAATGGATTGATGTTTGGCTTTACAGAAAATTATGTGAGAGTTTCGAAAGCATTTGATGAGAATTCTATCAATCAAACAGAAACTATTATTCTCGATAAGATCTTAGAAGACGGCAGTGTTTCTAGTAAAGAAAAACAGTTTGAGGATTTTCTTGCGAAAATCTAG
- a CDS encoding RNA-binding S4 domain-containing protein has protein sequence MRIDKYLWSVRFYKTRTIATEDIKKNRVIIGENPVKASKEVKAGDVIKIRKNQIDYKIKVLDIPKSRVGAKLVALYVVDMTEKDQYEILKMRKESQDYYRHKGIGRPTKKDRRDMDDYVDDGAPNDTENDDWDTFFKEIDVTED, from the coding sequence ATGAGAATAGATAAATATTTGTGGAGTGTAAGATTTTATAAGACAAGAACAATCGCTACAGAAGATATAAAAAAGAACAGAGTCATCATTGGCGAAAATCCAGTAAAAGCTTCCAAAGAAGTAAAAGCTGGCGATGTCATCAAGATCAGAAAGAACCAAATAGATTACAAAATAAAAGTTCTGGACATTCCGAAAAGTAGAGTAGGAGCAAAGCTGGTTGCTTTATATGTTGTTGATATGACAGAAAAGGATCAATATGAAATCCTAAAGATGAGAAAAGAATCGCAAGATTACTACAGGCATAAAGGCATCGGAAGACCTACGAAAAAAGACCGAAGAGATATGGATGATTACGTAGACGATGGTGCTCCAAATGATACGGAAAATGACGATTGGGATACTTTTTTCAAAGAGATTGATGTTACCGAAGATTAG
- a CDS encoding shikimate kinase, whose amino-acid sequence MIISLLGYMGSGKSHISKNLSQKINFKLIDLDQKISEEHQQTIPEIFEKRGEIYFRKEEKRILEEILTTEENLVLSLGGGTPVYYENMEIINEKSKSFFLRASVNTLTKRVLLQKNTRPLIAKLEDSDVPEFIAKHLFERNLYYSKAHFTIDTDSKNAAEVSEEITKLLEI is encoded by the coding sequence ATGATAATTTCTCTCTTAGGGTACATGGGCAGTGGTAAATCTCACATTTCCAAAAACTTGAGCCAAAAAATAAATTTTAAATTAATTGACCTCGATCAGAAAATTTCTGAAGAACATCAGCAAACGATTCCCGAAATCTTCGAAAAGAGAGGCGAAATCTATTTTCGAAAAGAAGAAAAACGGATTTTGGAAGAAATTTTGACCACTGAAGAAAACCTTGTCCTAAGTCTTGGAGGCGGAACACCTGTGTACTATGAAAACATGGAGATCATTAATGAAAAATCAAAAAGCTTTTTCCTAAGAGCATCTGTGAACACTCTTACTAAACGCGTCCTATTACAAAAAAACACACGACCGCTAATCGCAAAACTGGAAGATTCTGATGTCCCGGAGTTCATTGCAAAGCATCTCTTCGAGCGAAATCTCTACTATTCCAAAGCGCACTTCACAATAGATACCGATTCGAAAAATGCCGCAGAAGTATCTGAAGAGATCACAAAATTATTAGAAATCTAA
- the panC gene encoding pantoate--beta-alanine ligase encodes MQVFYDKNSFSEYIKSKKEQHQTIGFAPTMGALHAGHISLYQEARRDNDIVVSSIFVNPTQFNNPEDLEKYPRTVEDDIKKLETSKLVDAVYVPRVEDIYPNGMERKHYDFGGIENEMEGAARPGHFDGVGTVVQELFLQVQPDNAYFGEKDFQQLKIIEKLVEVLDLNIKIHGVKIHREENGLAMSSRNMRLSAIEKETSALIYQTLKRVNEWFKVISVPEIKTRVEEIFEQEDMDLEYFMIAEESTLKEVDFFSADDDFRAFIVVNVGNVRLIDNLHLD; translated from the coding sequence ATGCAGGTCTTCTACGACAAGAATTCTTTTTCTGAATATATCAAATCAAAGAAAGAACAACACCAAACCATTGGATTTGCTCCTACAATGGGCGCTTTGCACGCAGGTCACATTTCACTTTATCAAGAAGCACGACGAGATAATGATATTGTAGTTTCGTCAATCTTTGTCAATCCAACACAATTTAATAATCCGGAAGATCTGGAAAAATATCCTCGGACTGTGGAGGATGACATCAAGAAATTAGAAACTTCCAAACTTGTGGATGCAGTTTACGTCCCAAGGGTCGAAGATATCTATCCAAATGGAATGGAAAGAAAACACTATGATTTTGGAGGCATAGAAAACGAAATGGAAGGCGCCGCCAGACCAGGACATTTTGACGGTGTCGGAACTGTGGTACAAGAATTATTTTTACAAGTCCAGCCAGACAATGCCTATTTTGGAGAAAAAGACTTTCAGCAACTCAAGATAATCGAGAAACTTGTTGAAGTCTTGGATTTGAATATTAAAATCCACGGCGTCAAAATCCATCGGGAAGAAAATGGCCTTGCGATGAGTTCCAGAAATATGCGCCTTTCTGCAATCGAAAAGGAAACTTCTGCGCTCATCTACCAAACTTTGAAAAGAGTGAATGAGTGGTTTAAGGTGATTTCTGTACCGGAAATCAAAACAAGAGTTGAAGAAATATTTGAGCAAGAAGATATGGATCTGGAATATTTTATGATTGCGGAAGAATCAACCTTAAAAGAGGTGGATTTCTTTTCGGCGGATGATGATTTCCGGGCTTTCATTGTAGTGAATGTTGGAAATGTGAGATTGATTGACAATCTTCATTTGGATTAA
- a CDS encoding glycogen/starch synthase, translating into MPNQKILYVTTEMFPYQEDTNMGSLVHKMALKMHGSGNDVRVFMPRFGQISERKFQLHEVIRLSGMNIIINDLDQPLIIKVASLPGERLQVYFIDNEEYFKRKQYYHDDEGKAFEDNNERAIFFARGVIETIKKLNWVPDVIHLNGWMSSLIPIYLKTYYKDDTYFNDTKIVLSVYNEEDIELNSNTKEVLAFDNISDLQSLDNPSFLNFVNDSMQYVDVIVKGNEFLEEKLDEAYGKANAEKSDYLNADSIATVY; encoded by the coding sequence ATGCCTAATCAAAAGATTTTATACGTTACTACAGAGATGTTTCCATACCAAGAAGACACTAATATGGGAAGTTTGGTACACAAAATGGCGCTGAAAATGCACGGAAGTGGTAACGATGTGAGGGTTTTTATGCCCAGATTCGGACAGATAAGTGAAAGAAAATTTCAACTTCACGAGGTAATCAGACTATCCGGGATGAACATTATTATTAATGATCTGGATCAGCCTTTGATTATTAAAGTTGCTTCTTTGCCAGGCGAGCGTCTGCAGGTTTATTTTATTGATAACGAAGAGTACTTCAAAAGAAAACAATATTATCACGATGATGAAGGAAAAGCATTTGAGGATAATAACGAAAGAGCCATCTTCTTCGCAAGAGGCGTTATCGAGACCATCAAAAAATTAAATTGGGTACCTGACGTTATCCACCTGAATGGTTGGATGTCTTCATTAATTCCTATTTATCTGAAGACTTATTACAAAGACGATACTTATTTCAACGATACAAAGATTGTACTTTCAGTTTACAACGAAGAGGACATCGAACTCAATAGCAACACAAAAGAAGTTTTGGCTTTTGATAATATTTCCGATCTGCAATCGTTAGATAATCCTAGCTTTCTCAACTTTGTGAATGACAGTATGCAGTATGTAGATGTCATCGTCAAAGGCAATGAGTTTTTGGAGGAAAAGCTAGATGAGGCTTATGGAAAAGCAAATGCCGAAAAATCTGATTATTTGAATGCAGATTCTATAGCAACAGTTTATTAA
- a CDS encoding DUF4270 family protein, which translates to MKMIPFLVMGMMVLNSCEGELDDLGSQLVNGNEANGNETAYSLVAYNISNKDTIQADASKIDSVRLGAFKESVFGGQKVSYITQVRLATYNPDFGKNPVVDSVVLTMKPRYETATDSVKTTTNEDYIYPDGAVAAKKVVTTYPVSKYGKAKIDGKTKFTIRVHEVDDFLGGTSDKLSSNKVVALNSNVIGSKVFDGTVNSVVVTKDSDASELLNRSVSLRMKLDSAFFQNKLIAKQGNQVLKDVASFIRYFKGISISVLENDGYLFSMAPNDTAITIYYKNDVTATDGTVTRTKAELALNLGSGNVHLSQIIYDRAGSDYSGAISDNNAPNDISGDEVIYTQGMGGASFGIRIPDNTVARLREMYKNEKIGIVSAKIRLYNDETKWNNSYRKPSSFLVRERGATKDSIRFLPDMTALSSAGYTLIRTANLGTKDAYYEIGITKSLKDIVEAESVIRGFRVDVGGYLIDNQGILLGQNFNTRAYSPFRVVLKGTGQQGIIGDAINKESKVAQLRIIFTKK; encoded by the coding sequence ATGAAGATGATCCCGTTTTTGGTAATGGGAATGATGGTTTTGAACTCTTGTGAAGGAGAATTGGATGATCTGGGATCACAATTGGTAAATGGCAACGAGGCAAATGGCAATGAAACAGCTTACAGTCTTGTAGCATATAATATAAGTAACAAAGATACAATCCAAGCTGACGCATCAAAAATTGACAGTGTAAGATTAGGTGCTTTTAAAGAATCTGTTTTCGGAGGACAAAAGGTTTCCTATATTACCCAAGTCAGATTAGCTACCTATAATCCGGATTTTGGAAAAAACCCTGTCGTAGATTCTGTTGTTTTGACAATGAAACCCAGATACGAGACGGCTACAGACTCTGTTAAAACTACAACCAACGAAGATTATATCTATCCGGACGGAGCAGTGGCAGCTAAGAAAGTTGTAACCACTTATCCTGTAAGCAAGTATGGTAAAGCTAAAATAGACGGCAAAACGAAATTTACAATCAGAGTACATGAAGTTGATGATTTCTTAGGCGGGACGTCTGACAAGCTTTCTTCTAATAAGGTTGTTGCTTTGAATTCTAACGTAATTGGGTCCAAGGTGTTTGATGGTACTGTAAATTCTGTAGTGGTTACAAAAGATTCAGATGCTTCAGAATTGTTAAACAGATCAGTTTCATTGCGAATGAAATTGGACAGTGCTTTTTTTCAAAACAAACTTATTGCTAAACAGGGAAATCAAGTGTTAAAGGATGTTGCTTCTTTTATCAGATATTTTAAAGGAATCAGTATTTCTGTTTTAGAGAACGATGGTTATTTGTTTTCAATGGCGCCTAATGACACGGCAATCACTATTTATTATAAAAATGATGTGACCGCTACAGATGGGACAGTGACCCGTACCAAAGCAGAATTAGCTTTGAATTTAGGATCTGGAAATGTTCATTTGAGCCAAATAATCTATGACAGAGCAGGATCAGATTATAGTGGTGCAATTTCTGATAACAATGCGCCAAATGATATTTCTGGTGATGAGGTGATCTACACTCAGGGGATGGGAGGTGCTAGTTTTGGGATTAGAATACCAGATAATACAGTAGCTCGCCTAAGAGAAATGTATAAAAATGAGAAAATTGGAATTGTATCTGCGAAAATCAGACTCTATAATGACGAAACCAAATGGAATAATTCTTACAGAAAACCAAGTAGTTTCTTAGTTAGAGAAAGAGGAGCAACCAAAGATTCTATAAGATTTCTTCCAGATATGACAGCTTTATCTTCTGCTGGTTACACTTTGATAAGAACTGCAAATCTTGGAACCAAGGACGCTTATTATGAAATTGGAATTACAAAGAGTCTAAAAGATATTGTTGAAGCAGAATCTGTAATTAGAGGATTTAGAGTTGATGTAGGTGGCTATTTGATAGATAATCAAGGAATTTTATTAGGACAGAATTTTAATACAAGAGCATACAGCCCTTTCCGAGTTGTTCTTAAAGGAACAGGTCAACAAGGTATTATAGGTGATGCCATAAATAAGGAATCCAAAGTAGCTCAGTTAAGAATAATATTTACAAAAAAATAA